GAGCTAAGGTTTCTCAATGTCTGCACCAGAGAGAGACCTCTCGGAGTTAGAGAAAAGAATTCGGTACTCTTTCCGAGATCCAGAAATTCTTCGAACAGCTCTCCGGCATAAATCAGCCCTGGAGGGCAAGGCCGGGGCCTGTAATGACAGGCTCGAGTGGTTAGGAGATGCTGTTGTGGGTCTTTTCATTGCTGACTACCTCTTCCAGAATTACGACCGGCCCCGGAGCTGGCTCTCCCTCATGAAAGCGAAATGGGCAAGCGAGGAATGTCTTGCCCATCTTGCTCGGAAAATTGGTCTTGAAAAGTTCATTGAACTCGGACGAGGGGAGGAACGCAACGGTGGTCGAGAAAAGGATTCCATTCTCTCGAGTGCTTTTGAAGCAGTGGTCGGAGCAATCTTCGTCGATTCCTCATCGTACGAGCGAACTCGAGAGGTTCTCTCGAGTATTTTCTGCGGTGATGGCGGCATTGAGTTTGCCCTTCTTTCGGTTAACTACAAAGGCCTTTTGCAGCGCTGGTGTCTCCAGTACTGTGCCTGTCTTCCTGAGTATGAGCTTGTCGAAACAGGGAACGACTCCTGGTACCAGGCGGTCGTGAAAATCCAGGGGCGGGTGGTGGCGAAGGGCGAGGGGAGGAGCAAAAAAAGGGCTGAACAAGAAGCGGCACGCCGGGCTTGGGAA
The sequence above is drawn from the Candidatus Caldatribacterium sp. genome and encodes:
- the rnc gene encoding ribonuclease III, producing the protein MSAPERDLSELEKRIRYSFRDPEILRTALRHKSALEGKAGACNDRLEWLGDAVVGLFIADYLFQNYDRPRSWLSLMKAKWASEECLAHLARKIGLEKFIELGRGEERNGGREKDSILSSAFEAVVGAIFVDSSSYERTREVLSSIFCGDGGIEFALLSVNYKGLLQRWCLQYCACLPEYELVETGNDSWYQAVVKIQGRVVAKGEGRSKKRAEQEAARRAWERIVGEERHHWGNQDNQCT